The sequence below is a genomic window from Pseudomonadota bacterium.
CGTGCCCCAGCATCCCGATCCGGGCCAGCAGCGCGCGCGGGGCTCGCTTGCGGCCCCTGTCATCGACGAGCGCCCGGTCATCGAAGCGGATTTCTCCGCGTGTGGGCCGCGACAGCAGCGCAAGCAGGCTGAGCAGCGTGCTCTTGCCGGAGCCGTTGGCTCCCTCCAGCGAGGTCACACACGAGGCCGCGAAACCCAGGCTCACGCCGGTGAGGGCCCGGGTGGAGCCGTACAGCTTGACGAGCTTGTGCGTGGTGACCGTAGAAAAATCCATGCCGTGTGGTCACGAGACTAGCCTCGAACGTCCATCGGGTCACGGAACCGTGCCGGAAACCGCTGGTGCTAGCGTCCTGTATCCGAAATCCCGCACATAATTCGCCGGCCCTTGACACCGCTCACGCCATCGAGCGCCGTTGGGCCATCTCCTGGAAATAGCGCTGCACTGCATCGAAATTGAACCGCAGCCTGCGTCGATTCGATGACCCGAGCCTCGCCAATTGCTCGCCGACTTATGTACGTAATCACGGATGCAGGACACCAGCATCCAGGCCCCTCGAGGTCGGGTTTCCAGTGCCGGGTTGTGCGGCTATACATCGGGCGCGGTGAGAGCGTACCTGAAGCTTCTGCAAGACCTTGTGGCACGCGGTCGGGGGCGTGAGAACCGGACCGGCATGCGTGCGCGCGGCCTGTTCGGTTACCAGATGCGGTTCGATCTGCGCGCGGGTTTCCCCGTGCTGACCACCAAGAAGCTGCACCTGCGTTCCATCGTCCACGAGCTGTTGTGGTTTCTTCAGGGCGATACGCACGTGCGCTACCTGCAGCAGCACGGGGTGACGATTTGGGACGAATGGGCCACGCCCGAGATGTGCGCCAAGTTCGGGCGGCCCGAAGGAGAGCTCGGGCCCGTTTACGGCCATCAATGGCGCAACTTCGGTGCCGGCAAGACGGCCGAGGGTGGCTATCGCAACGACGGCTTCGATCAAATCGCCCATGTGGTCGACGAGCTGCGCGAAAACCCATGGAGTCGTCGCCTGGTAGTGACCGGCTGGAACCCTGCCGAAGCGCAGCAAGTCGAGCTGCCACCTTGCCACACGCTGTTTCAGCTATACGCGCAGGACGGTGAGCTGAGCTGCCACCTGTATCAGCGCAGCGCCGATGCGTTCCTGGGGGTGCCGTTCAACATCGCCAGCTACGCGTTGCTCACCAGCATGATCGCCCAAGTATGCGGGCTTGGACCAGGCGAGCTGATTCACAGCTTCGGCGACGTGCATTTGTACGAAAACCATGTCGAGCAGGCGAACCGGCAGCTCGGGCGCGAGCCGCGCCCGCTGCCGACGTTGTGGCTGCGACCCGACGTGCGCGATCTATTCGCGTTTCGTCACGAGGACATTCGCCTCGAGGGCTACGATCCGCATCCAGCGATCAAGGCCGAGGTGGCGGTGTGAGCGCAGCGTGCGCACCGCTGGCGCTGGTTGTGGCTCGCGCCGCGGGCGGTGTGATCGGCCACGCGGGCCGGGTGCCCTGGCATCGCTCCGAAGACCTGAGGCATTTCCGCCGAGTGACGCTGGGACACGCCATCATCATGGGGCGCAAGACCTACGAGTCGATAGGCAAGCCCCTCGATAAGCGTCTCAACATCGTGGTGACCCGCAAGAGCGACCTCGAGCTCGGCGGCTGCGAGGTGTGCGGCTCGCTCGAGCAGGCTATCGCGCTCGCGCGGCGCAGCGACGACGAGCCGCGCATCATCGGTGGCGGACAGATCTACCGTGAAGCCCTGCCGCTGGCCACACGGATCTACCTGACCGAAGTGACGGCCCAGGTCGCAGGGGACACGTTCTTCGAGCTGGCCGAGGGCGATTGGGTCGAACAAGACCGCCACGAGAGCGGCGATCTCGTGTTTCGCACGCTGGTGCGGCGAGCGTGACCGCCGTGCGCCCCACGCTTCCGATCTCGAGCAGTGCTGGAAAGCTGGCTTGCGCCCGGCCGGCAAGGCGCGCGGCCGCGCCGATACGCGCTACCTACCACTGCAGCGACAGCTCGCTGCCGAGCACATGCTTGAAGAAATTGAAGTTCGCGTAGTCGGCGCCGCCGGTACCGTTGACGTTCGAAATCGAACGCGAGCCGTCGTACTGAAGCGCGAGGGTCGCGGCCC
It includes:
- a CDS encoding thymidylate synthase, with protein sequence MRAYLKLLQDLVARGRGRENRTGMRARGLFGYQMRFDLRAGFPVLTTKKLHLRSIVHELLWFLQGDTHVRYLQQHGVTIWDEWATPEMCAKFGRPEGELGPVYGHQWRNFGAGKTAEGGYRNDGFDQIAHVVDELRENPWSRRLVVTGWNPAEAQQVELPPCHTLFQLYAQDGELSCHLYQRSADAFLGVPFNIASYALLTSMIAQVCGLGPGELIHSFGDVHLYENHVEQANRQLGREPRPLPTLWLRPDVRDLFAFRHEDIRLEGYDPHPAIKAEVAV
- a CDS encoding dihydrofolate reductase, with the protein product MSAACAPLALVVARAAGGVIGHAGRVPWHRSEDLRHFRRVTLGHAIIMGRKTYESIGKPLDKRLNIVVTRKSDLELGGCEVCGSLEQAIALARRSDDEPRIIGGGQIYREALPLATRIYLTEVTAQVAGDTFFELAEGDWVEQDRHESGDLVFRTLVRRA